The Penaeus vannamei isolate JL-2024 chromosome 2, ASM4276789v1, whole genome shotgun sequence region TTGGATTTCAGATCATGATATGGAAGAAATCTGTTTCGATTATATGCAGGAACACATAGGACAATATAAGAATAGCCCATGGTTGAAAGATATTGAAAAGCTCTTATGGGAAAAACTGGAACACCATACCACAGTACGGTGGAGTCCAGTTCTAAACACTCTATATTCAATTATCAAAGAACAAGGATATGTAACCCACACCCCATCTAAAGATAGCTTAAAGACCGTTTTGCACTTGCTCAAGGGATACCATGGGGTTAAAGTAGCAGCTCAAACACTCAGGGTTGTGTCATATCTTTTCAAATGCATAAGCTGCAGTCAGTGGCCAAACACTGAGATCAGAACAGAGATACTAAGTGCTTTCTCATCATTAGTCAGTAAATATGCCGCGCCAACCTCTACCGAAGATTACAGGTTGGCGGCAAGTGATGCTTTAAGGGTTGCCCTGAGAACATTGTTATTTAGTGGGCCTAAATTACAACCTCTCTACTGTGAACAACTAGTCTATGCCTGTGTTGAGCTCTTGCAAGATGAAGATTCCACCATCAGAGATTCTGCTTGTCACATAGTGGAGTCTCTTAGGAAAAGCAGGAGTCAGAATCTGGAAAGAGTTTCCACAGAAATTAATGATTTGTCATCAGAAACCATTAATTTACTTCATCCAAATCTCTCTCTAAGGGAATATTTTGGACTCTTAGCCTCTTGGAGTGCCAGTAGGAAAGACTGGGCCTTTCTGAGAATATTATGGAGATTATCTAGCAACCAGCAGCAAAGCCCTGCTATATCtagcagagacggagagagtacTCTTAAACCCAAGTCGTATCTCTTTCAGTCACATACCATGAATTTATATAAAGAGCCAAAACATGTAAGTATTATGACATCTGAATTGTTATTGAAGGTTCTGAAGGACCACAAAAGCTCAATACAATATGAGGAATGTGTGTGGCTTACAGAGGAATGTCAGCAGCTTAACAAACAGGGGGAGATTCTTCACCATCAGCTGTCCAGCAGTCCAGTACTAGCCTTACAGAAAGAGTTGCTTGTTGCAGTTAGCACGTATATACTCGCTTATGAGACTTTATTACAGATTAGTACGATTTTTAATGTTCAACTAGATCTTGCTTTTCCAATTTCATGGAATTCTAGCAAGTTTTGCACTGTTGATTTCAAGTGTAAATAGTGTAAATATTTTTAAGAGTAAATTATACAATGGGTTGAAACATAGTTTTTCACTATCAAACCTCATTCACTTTCCAGTTTAAGTATGAAAAAGTCTGTTTGGTCTGGTTTTATTCTTTCCTATTTGCGTGTGTTAACATGATTCATGGAGCATAAGTCATACTGTTGAACAGAAAGCATGATAGCTGGAAAACATTGATTTATGAAAGATGTAGCCATGTAATGAATCTTGTATAAAgttctcatcattattgcacaatagacaaaaaatgaaagagtaaTTTTGACTCTTAAAATTCAACATTAAAACCTCAAGGACAGGAGGGCATAGTATCATAAAGGGTATAGAAGGGGTAGAGTTAATGATTAGGTGCTCTATGTCATCCATTGTATAGCAGTAGGACGGTAATAAAAAAGGTAAGTATGGctaaaggtggagaagaagggtgaATGGGGTAAGATAGGAATAAGCAAGGGGatgttagatcaagtgaagggtatgtatgtgtctgtggaaGACGGACAAGTTGGGAGGATAGGTAAGGGAATGCTGAGGTACGGGCTGcagtaaagcgtggacaggacaacagaatgtgtggTACTGAAAGAGGAACATTACATAAGGGGACATAGGAGCAGATCAGAACCTGACGGGAgaagttttatctatttattgaaaaCTTTATGCCGTGTCAACATCTAAGGTGTGTAAGTGGTGTAAACAAAATATAGTAATAGAGCAAAAGCcccaggtaaggaaaggtcataTTGCTTTATGacaaagtattgtggcaaaaaagataaaaatgagttAACAATTAGTACAAAATATGTTAAATGCCAAAGGTTGTAGAGTGCTGTAGATTAGTATGGTTGTGAAAAAGCTAAAAAGGGAATTGCAAACAGATTATGAAGGCCATTCacgactgacacaaagccagcccttCATCCTTTCTGCATGGCTCTaacactttaggatgtggacagaagggtatgaagaaaagggaaaacgaaaggtcgagaagaaaagaccatggaAAATTAATAGAGGCAAGGCTTGAGGTCCAAgttaggggtgatcccctacattgggcccGTCTTTGCCTCCTAAGTtcccccacgacaacaatgggCATGGGATTAGGGGGGTTGAAGGAGTGATGAGATGGGAGTGCGGAAGGCAGGTGTGGCATATAAGCAAGTGGCCAAGAACCGTCTTCCAGTATCTGTTCTgatgaaatggagctgaccatgAAGAAATTGATAGGTTTAGAGTATGCAGTTTATTGGAGAGAAGAGTTGACTAGAAAGATTACCCTTGGACATGAAGGGAGGTCTAATAATATATATCCAGAAGGAAGGTAATATACACTGAAGAGCAGCCATTTGAAGACAACAGATGTGAAGTATCTCAACCCAACAACTAGGTATCATAtattaattacaaaaatgatatgTTGTTTTCATGTATCAGATATATTATTATCAGAAATTTCCTTGGTATACTGACCTGAGTAACCGAATACTAACTGCGGGTGTCTTTAAATACTTTTATCATCCTTCTGCATGTggattatatgatatatactgttatatatttttgttaaacTGCTGTTGAGGAATATAATATCCGCTATAAGTGCTCAGCCATTGAGTCAATTAGCAGGCCAAAGAGACCTTACCTGAAACGGTTtcccaatgatatatatatatatattttttactcttaatattgctgctgctgttattactcGACATTATGATTACAGTGTTATTAACAGTActaaatttttttttcctaaaaaaataaaggaaaaaggctgaacaggtgagataggtaggacaGGTAATTGACCCTTTTGTGTCCAAGCTCTTATTGTATAAAGACAAACTAAGCTCATAGTGGGCATGACGTGCAAATATAATATCCctgatagtaatgattaatatTCTCTTGACAATGCTCATGCTCTGACAAATTTCAGGTCTTTACTTATCCAATTTTTAAcagtataaaatacatatgtgaTTAGAAATAGTAAACACACTTAGTGTGTATAGTGCCACAAACAATGTGTGTACCTGTCAGCTTCTTCATATGAAAGAGGGGCTTGGCTTAAGGCCAGATAGGGAAAAAGTTATAAGTCATTCACAAGCAGAAGCAATCCTTTGAAAAGTATTAACAGTATTATAACATTATCTCTCCTTGCTGTGTGCACTTGGaaaaaattaccataatgatcacccaatatctatatatatcagtgtataatTACAGCAAGGAGTAATTTACCGTAAGCAAGAGTTAAAGATTAAAGTTTAAGAAAATTAGgttaaaataaaaatccaaattTATATCAAAAAGGACTTTATTGTTACTGCACAAGGCAGCTGTAGTGCAGTCTCACAGAACAGAGACAGCTCCATCCGCGAGAACCCTCCAATTACGGTTTATGGTTCCCCCTTCATCACGCTTAATCCATGTCCCAGGAGACACTACACTCCGGAAGCCCCACACAGCAACAACTATTTCTCAGAGACTTCTTAACCTTAACATACTGGAAGTTCTGGCAATTCTTGATCTATAAAAGGAGtctacaaaaggaaaaaaaagaaaagaaaagaaaaaaaaaaaaagatttctttGCAAATTTTTAACAAATGCACTAAATAGaattactatataatatataaaaccgAGGGTATCTAAGTACGAAATATCATAACAAATTTTCTTCTTTAAATTCTCAATGGATAAAAATCATTAAAGGTCATGGTTACGTAACAAATTCATTATAAAAGGTTAGATTCTTCAAAATCATCGGCTTCTTCCTCTTGTCCTGGCAGTATAAGATAGGTATTAAGGAACTCCTCCACGGAATCGGTGTTCCATTTATCGATTGCCAATGTTTCCATAACATCGCCATCCTCATCCATCAACTTAATGATGGGATCTGCCCCTCTTACATACCTGCAAGAAACACTTCTTTAATTTCGAGAACAGGAGAAAATGTACCTAAATTTTGTTTTTGATGAGTAAAAATAGCATCCACAGAAACTATGCaagaaatttctctttctctgaatcaTCCTAGAAGTTTCTAAACAAACCAACTACATTCCCATAAAGCAAAATTTTGATACTTACTTAATGGTAAGATTTGGGAAAGCCGCAGGTCGGTCACTCTTTACAAATGctgaaaataaaaagcaaaaaattcCTTACTCTCCTGCTCAATAAAGATCCCTTATGTTAATTATAGACAAAGGCTAAAATAGTatgtattatcaacattttttggACACTGTAAAACCAAGTCAATATTGTGGAGAGAGACTAGGATactagataagaaggaagaaaatggaagaggagactGACTTAAAAATGACAGAATGAGagcaaagaggaaaatgaagagaggtcgagtaagatatgaagaaaaagaaacaataaaaaaggggtTGAAAAGGAACAAAATGACTTCCAGAATCCAATCCAATATTACAAACATCTGACTCTTACCCTGAACCTGCGGGAATGCTCCCAGTCGTCATCCACAGACCTCGAGGATGGCCCGTGGGTACTTTGTCGGGGTGGCATTTACGTCATCCACATTGCAGCACCCACGGCAATTTGCCCTGGTAGGTGACATTGTTTTGTGAAAATtgggaaaaatataaacaactaaCAATATTGGAATTTTTAACATTCTCAATTATATTCATgcattattagcaataataaaaaaataaaaaatacacaaattcctcat contains the following coding sequences:
- the LOC113803034 gene encoding LOW QUALITY PROTEIN: selenoprotein F (The sequence of the model RefSeq protein was modified relative to this genomic sequence to represent the inferred CDS: substituted 1 base at 1 genomic stop codon), which translates into the protein MMVDPGGIGLFITATLLSIVEAVQELSTEECFAVGLNKANLLCSSCDTLKEFNLDVLEANCRGCCNVDDVNATPTKYPRAILEVCGXRLGAFPQVQAFVKSDRPAAFPNLTIKYVRGADPIIKLMDEDGDVMETLAIDKWNTDSVEEFLNTYLILPGQEEEADDFEESNLL